GAAATTTTTCTAATGAAAAATATTTAGATATATGAGAAACAGATGTTACCGAATTTAAATTAATAAATGAAGAAAAAATATATTTTTCTCCTGTTATAAATTTTAGGACCAGAGAGATTTTAGGTTATTCAATTACTAAATCTCCAAATTTAAGAATGATAGGAGAAATGTTAGAAAATGTAGAAGAAAATGGTCATAGTTTAAACAATGTATTAATACATTCTGATCAAGGATGACAATACACTCATCAAGATTATATTGATTATTTGAAAGAAAAAAATGCAATTCAAAGCATGTCAAGAAAAGGAAATTGTTTGGACAACAGCCCAACAGAATGTTTATTTAGTGTAATCAAAAGAGAATTTTGGTTTGGTGAAGAAAAGAAATTTAATAGTTTTAAAGAATTTAAAACTGCTTTAGAAGAATATATTTCATATTATAATAATGACAGAATTGTTAATAAATTAAAAGGACTTAGCCCTGTTCAATACAGGAATAAGTCCAAACATAATTAAAAAGTCCAATATTTGGGGTTCATACCATTCATACCAAGGGTCTCACTTTTGAAATTAACAATTTATAGAATTAACATTTTTTTGTTTCTTAAAATATATTTTTATACTATAATATCAATACTTTAATGAATAAAGTGCGGATGTAGTTCAATGGTAGAACTTCAGCCTTCCAAGCTGACTATGCGGGTTCGATTCCCGTCATCCGCTCCATTTGATTAAATTCACCGTTTCTTCCTTATTGGAAGATTTTTTATTATAAAAAATAGCCTAAGCTAGGCTACTTATAAATTTTTAA
The Mycoplasmopsis fermentans PG18 DNA segment above includes these coding regions:
- a CDS encoding IS3 family transposase, with amino-acid sequence MELRQEFKKLFSIKLILEKIKLKKSTFYEILKSQNKPDKDENLKKVIFGLFNYNKGLYGYRRITFALRNKGIIINHKKVQKLMKSLNLFGKTLRRKNKYSSFKGDAHKNIPNLLLEKENIIKDFFRHIRNFSNEKYLDIWETDVTEFKLINEEKIYFSPVINFRTREILGYSITKSPNLRMIGEMLENVEENGHSLNNVLIHSDQGWQYTHQDYIDYLKEKNAIQSMSRKGNCLDNSPTECLFSVIKREFWFGEEKKFNSFKEFKTALEEYISYYNNDRIVNKLKGLSPVQYRNKSKHN